The following are from one region of the Microbacterium paraoxydans genome:
- a CDS encoding MmgE/PrpD family protein, with amino-acid sequence MTVTHHVRVHASSENLVREDQLAWKIAEVAVDQVEVEQPVVDMIINRIIDNAAVAAASLTRAPIVAARAQAFSHPVSTGGAGANLFGTPLDRRTSPEWAAWANGVAVRELDYHDTFLAAEYSHPGDNIPPILAVAQHTGKDGRALVRGIATGYEIQMDLVRAICLHKHKIDHVAHLGPSAAAGIGTLLGLDVETIYQAVGQALHTTTATRQSRKGEISTWKAHAPAFAGKMAVEAVDRAMRGQTSPAPIYEGEDGVIAWMLDGKDAAYEVPLPAAGEAKRAILDSYTKEHSAEYQAQAWIDLARKLGTANPALRDPANIASIVLHTSHHTHYVIGSGANDPQKYDPTASRETLDHSIPYIFAVALQDGGWHHVDSYTPERAGRPDTVALWHKITTAEDAEWTRRYHSEDPDEKAFGGRVEIRLTDGSTVVDEIAVADAHPLGARPFARENYIAKFRLLAEPVLEPAEIERFLELVQRLPELTAAEVAELSIVAKPGLLDDAAAPAGLF; translated from the coding sequence ATGACCGTCACCCACCACGTCCGCGTGCACGCCAGCTCCGAGAACCTCGTCCGCGAGGATCAGCTCGCGTGGAAGATCGCCGAGGTCGCAGTCGACCAGGTCGAGGTCGAGCAGCCCGTCGTCGACATGATCATCAACCGCATCATCGACAACGCCGCCGTCGCCGCCGCCTCCCTCACCCGTGCGCCGATCGTCGCCGCCCGCGCGCAGGCGTTCAGTCACCCCGTCTCCACCGGTGGTGCCGGCGCCAACCTCTTCGGAACACCGCTCGACCGCCGCACCAGCCCGGAGTGGGCGGCCTGGGCGAACGGCGTGGCCGTGCGCGAGCTCGACTACCACGACACATTCCTCGCCGCCGAGTACTCGCACCCGGGCGACAATATCCCGCCGATCCTCGCTGTCGCGCAGCACACCGGCAAGGACGGCCGCGCGCTCGTGCGCGGCATCGCCACCGGCTACGAGATCCAGATGGACCTCGTGCGCGCGATCTGCCTGCACAAGCACAAGATCGACCACGTCGCGCACCTCGGCCCGTCCGCCGCCGCCGGCATCGGCACCCTCCTCGGCCTCGACGTCGAGACGATCTACCAGGCGGTCGGCCAGGCGCTGCACACCACGACCGCCACGCGCCAGAGCCGCAAGGGCGAGATCTCCACCTGGAAGGCGCACGCCCCGGCCTTCGCCGGGAAGATGGCCGTCGAGGCCGTCGACCGGGCGATGCGCGGACAGACGAGCCCCGCGCCGATCTACGAAGGCGAGGACGGCGTGATCGCCTGGATGCTCGACGGGAAGGACGCGGCCTACGAGGTGCCGCTGCCCGCTGCCGGCGAGGCCAAGCGCGCGATCCTCGACTCGTACACGAAGGAGCACTCCGCGGAATACCAGGCGCAGGCGTGGATCGACCTCGCCCGCAAGCTCGGCACCGCGAACCCGGCCCTCCGCGACCCCGCGAACATCGCCTCGATCGTGCTGCACACCAGCCACCACACCCACTACGTGATCGGCTCGGGAGCGAACGACCCGCAGAAGTACGACCCGACGGCCTCCCGCGAGACCCTCGACCACTCCATCCCGTACATCTTCGCGGTGGCGCTGCAGGACGGCGGCTGGCACCACGTCGACTCCTACACGCCGGAGCGCGCAGGCCGCCCCGACACCGTCGCGCTGTGGCACAAGATCACCACGGCCGAGGACGCGGAATGGACCCGCCGTTACCACTCGGAGGACCCGGACGAGAAGGCGTTCGGCGGCCGCGTCGAGATCCGCCTCACCGACGGCTCGACCGTGGTGGACGAGATCGCCGTCGCCGACGCCCACCCCCTCGGCGCGCGCCCGTTCGCGCGGGAGAACTACATCGCCAAGTTCCGCCTGCTCGCGGAGCCCGTGCTCGAGCCCGCCGAGATCGAGCGGTTCCTGGAGCTCGTGCAGCGCCTGCCCGAGCTCACGGCCGCCGAGGTCGCCGAGCTCTCGATCGTCGCGAAGCCCGGTCTGCTCGACGACGCCGCGGCGCCCGCCGGTCTGTTCTGA
- a CDS encoding EamA family transporter, with amino-acid sequence MSTVADDTPRTRTGVRLGLPLAVAAAFAFGSSGAWARGLIDAGWTPGAAVTVRVWVAALVLLVPTVLALRGRWRALRQNAGMVAAYGLLAVAATQLCYFQAVALMDVGIALLIEYTAPVAVLLWLWLRRGERPTRRSVLGAGIAFVGLVLMLDIVTGAQVDVVGILWALGAMVGAASYFVLSARADTGIPPIALAGSGLLLGAVGLSLAALVGVLPFAWTTADVDYRFGAVPWFVPVLAIGVIATALAYVLGIVSTRMLGSRLASFVALAEVVAALLFGWLLLGQLPGPLQALGGVLVLAGVVVVKLGEPRPAP; translated from the coding sequence ATGAGCACCGTGGCCGATGACACTCCGCGCACCCGGACCGGGGTGCGCCTCGGCCTGCCGCTCGCTGTCGCCGCCGCCTTCGCGTTCGGCTCCTCCGGGGCGTGGGCACGTGGACTCATCGACGCGGGATGGACGCCGGGCGCTGCCGTCACGGTGCGGGTCTGGGTCGCGGCGCTCGTGCTGCTCGTCCCCACGGTCCTCGCGCTCCGCGGGCGGTGGCGTGCCCTCCGGCAGAACGCGGGGATGGTCGCCGCCTACGGCCTCCTCGCCGTCGCCGCCACCCAGCTCTGCTACTTCCAGGCCGTGGCGTTGATGGACGTCGGGATCGCGCTGCTCATCGAGTACACCGCCCCGGTCGCCGTGCTCCTCTGGCTCTGGCTGCGCCGGGGCGAGCGTCCCACGCGGCGCAGCGTCCTCGGTGCCGGCATCGCCTTCGTCGGGCTCGTCCTCATGCTCGACATCGTGACCGGGGCGCAGGTGGATGTCGTCGGTATCCTCTGGGCGCTCGGGGCGATGGTGGGGGCCGCGAGCTACTTCGTGCTGTCCGCCAGGGCCGACACCGGGATCCCGCCGATCGCCCTCGCGGGCAGTGGGCTGCTGCTCGGTGCCGTGGGTCTGAGCCTCGCCGCGCTCGTCGGCGTGCTGCCGTTCGCGTGGACGACGGCCGACGTCGACTACCGGTTCGGCGCGGTGCCGTGGTTCGTGCCGGTCCTCGCGATCGGCGTGATCGCCACGGCCCTCGCGTACGTGCTCGGCATCGTCTCGACGCGGATGCTCGGCTCCCGGCTGGCCTCGTTCGTCGCGCTCGCCGAGGTCGTGGCGGCCCTGCTCTTCGGCTGGCTCCTACTTGGGCAGCTCCCCGGCCCGCTGCAGGCCCTCGGGGGCGTGCTCGTGCTCGCCGGCGTGGTCGTCGTGAAGCTCGGCGAGCCCCGCCCCGCCCCCTGA
- a CDS encoding CGNR zinc finger domain-containing protein has translation MVFTDDTEDALRAAVWLANSAEDPDTLVDIDDEKTFLQVFPYTGRVDGDTVELDDLRALRPRLRAMLLAPRDEMAAHVNAALAEVRLTPRLVRHDELDWHLHGLADERPLAERVLVETAMALIDVIRTDEGSRLTVCADGTCQAIALDLSRNRSKRYCSTSCANRNAVAAYRARRAAG, from the coding sequence ATGGTCTTCACCGATGACACAGAGGATGCGCTGCGCGCGGCGGTCTGGCTCGCGAACTCGGCGGAAGACCCGGACACCCTGGTCGACATCGACGACGAGAAGACCTTCCTTCAGGTGTTCCCGTACACGGGACGGGTCGACGGGGACACGGTGGAACTCGACGACCTCCGCGCTCTGCGGCCGCGCCTCCGCGCCATGCTGCTCGCTCCGCGCGACGAGATGGCCGCGCACGTCAATGCCGCTCTCGCCGAGGTGCGCCTGACCCCGCGGCTCGTGCGTCACGACGAGCTGGACTGGCACCTGCACGGCCTCGCCGACGAACGCCCGCTCGCCGAACGGGTGCTCGTGGAGACCGCGATGGCCCTGATCGACGTCATCCGCACGGACGAGGGCTCTCGCCTCACCGTCTGTGCGGACGGGACATGCCAGGCGATCGCCCTCGACCTCTCCCGCAACCGCTCCAAGCGCTACTGCTCGACGAGCTGCGCCAAC